The following are encoded in a window of Thermoanaerobacter ethanolicus JW 200 genomic DNA:
- a CDS encoding thiamine pyrophosphate-dependent dehydrogenase E1 component subunit alpha, with amino-acid sequence MNIPKETLMRMYLEMVTIRLYEETMAEAYQEGKYPVFNIASGPVPGEMHLAAGQEPVAVGVCMHLKKEDAVVGTHRPHHFAIAKGVDLKRMTAEIFGKVTGLGRGKGGHMHLFDPDVHFSCSGIVGASIPQAVGAALAFKMRKEKRVAVAFFGDGAANQGAFHEGLNLAAIWKLPVVFVCEDNSWAISVPKQKSTAISRNADRAVAYGIPGIYVGENDVLAVYDAAGEAVERARQGEGPTLIEVKTDRFFGHFQGDPEVYRPKDEVPRLKQNDPIKRFRKYLIENGIAKEAEIKQLDDEARKRVEDAFLFARESPYPAPEEALLHVFVE; translated from the coding sequence ATGAACATTCCCAAAGAAACTCTTATGCGTATGTACCTTGAGATGGTTACAATTCGATTATATGAGGAAACCATGGCTGAAGCCTATCAGGAAGGGAAATACCCAGTATTCAACATTGCATCAGGCCCAGTCCCTGGTGAGATGCATTTAGCTGCAGGACAGGAGCCTGTAGCTGTAGGGGTATGCATGCACCTTAAAAAGGAGGATGCTGTAGTAGGTACTCACCGGCCTCACCACTTTGCTATTGCAAAAGGAGTAGACCTCAAACGCATGACAGCAGAAATATTTGGTAAAGTTACCGGTTTAGGCCGCGGCAAAGGTGGTCACATGCACCTCTTTGACCCTGATGTACACTTCAGCTGCAGTGGTATCGTCGGTGCTAGTATTCCACAAGCAGTAGGAGCAGCTCTAGCTTTCAAAATGCGCAAGGAAAAACGTGTAGCTGTGGCCTTTTTTGGTGACGGTGCTGCAAATCAGGGTGCTTTTCATGAGGGGCTTAACTTAGCTGCAATTTGGAAGCTACCTGTGGTGTTTGTATGTGAGGACAATAGTTGGGCAATTTCTGTACCAAAACAAAAGTCCACAGCTATTAGTCGAAATGCTGACCGTGCAGTTGCATATGGTATACCCGGAATATACGTGGGAGAAAACGATGTCTTAGCTGTCTACGATGCTGCTGGCGAGGCAGTAGAGCGAGCGCGCCAGGGGGAGGGTCCAACTCTTATTGAAGTTAAAACAGATCGTTTCTTTGGGCATTTCCAGGGTGATCCAGAAGTCTATAGACCCAAGGACGAAGTTCCACGTCTAAAGCAAAATGATCCAATTAAGCGGTTCAGGAAATACCTTATTGAAAATGGCATAGCCAAAGAAGCTGAAATTAAACAATTAGACGATGAAGCACGGAAGCGTGTTGAGGATGCTTTCTTGTTTGCTCGGGAGTCACCCTACCCAGCACCGGAAGAAGCTCTACTTCACGTGTTTGTAGAATAG
- a CDS encoding alpha-ketoacid dehydrogenase subunit beta, with amino-acid sequence MSAITTRKLTMAKAIAEAISLEMERDPRVFVMGEDVGVYGGIFSATAGLYEKFGPERVIDTPISETGFIGAALAAAMEGMRPIVELMFVDFFGVCMDQIYNHIAKNTYFSGGNIRIPLVLMTAVGGGYNDAGQHSQCLWGTFAHLPGLKVVVPSTPYDAKGLMISAIRDDNPVLYMFHKGLLGLGWMTLIKDSTGPVPEEPYTIPFGKAEVKREGKDVSIISVAMGVYQALEAAKELEKEGISVEVLDLRTLVPLDREAIINTVKKTRRVLVVDEDYLSYGMSGEVAATVVEHAFDYLEAPVKRLAVPDVPIPYSRPLEQFVLPLSSKIVNAVKELLRS; translated from the coding sequence ATGTCTGCGATAACCACGCGAAAGCTTACTATGGCAAAAGCAATTGCTGAGGCCATTAGTTTGGAGATGGAAAGGGATCCGAGAGTTTTTGTCATGGGTGAGGACGTAGGTGTATATGGAGGTATATTCAGTGCCACAGCTGGGCTATATGAAAAATTTGGGCCAGAAAGAGTTATCGATACACCCATTTCCGAAACAGGTTTTATAGGTGCTGCTTTAGCAGCTGCTATGGAAGGTATGCGTCCTATAGTAGAATTAATGTTTGTAGACTTCTTTGGCGTGTGTATGGATCAAATTTATAATCACATTGCCAAAAACACTTACTTTTCAGGGGGAAATATTCGGATACCTTTGGTGCTCATGACTGCGGTTGGTGGTGGTTACAACGATGCAGGACAGCATTCACAGTGTCTTTGGGGGACTTTCGCTCATCTGCCTGGTCTCAAAGTAGTTGTACCTTCTACTCCCTATGACGCCAAAGGTCTGATGATTTCAGCCATACGGGATGACAATCCTGTTCTATACATGTTCCACAAGGGGTTACTTGGTCTGGGTTGGATGACCCTTATTAAGGACAGCACTGGCCCTGTCCCTGAGGAGCCTTATACGATCCCGTTTGGTAAAGCAGAGGTAAAACGGGAAGGAAAAGATGTTTCGATAATCAGCGTGGCTATGGGCGTCTATCAAGCATTAGAGGCGGCTAAAGAGCTGGAAAAAGAAGGTATAAGTGTTGAGGTTCTGGACCTCAGGACATTGGTGCCATTAGACCGCGAAGCCATAATAAATACTGTAAAAAAGACCCGTAGAGTATTGGTAGTGGATGAAGACTACTTGAGCTATGGTATGAGCGGAGAAGTTGCTGCAACTGTAGTTGAGCATGCTTTTGACTACTTGGAAGCGCCTGTCAAACGGTTAGCAGTTCCAGACGTGCCTATCCCATATTCTCGTCCTTTGGAACAGTTTGTATTACCTTTAAGTTCTAAAATTGTGAATGCAGTTAAGGAATTGCTCAGGTCATAA
- a CDS encoding dihydrolipoamide acetyltransferase family protein, protein MPYEFRMPNVASNGIEGFVVNWFKDEGQPVQADELLLEVQFEKVVVEIQAPVSGILTKILCPQGHVVKVGQPLCLIEEEATEAAGGSESATPPVYAPEETTHIHGETEQRSQSTPVDTQDPGNRTGDVRATPAARKLARELGISLEAVPGTGPGGRITEEDVKKFAQRSEKTDLKAKRVPLTPTQRLVGARMLQSLRETAQFTLGREIDVSALIKVRMELRQKGSPANMTDLIHKAVVRAILENPEMQAIIDGDDMILPAEVHLGFAVARGDELLVPVIKNAHRLNLNEMAVERRRLTDAVLQGIIKPEELQGGTFTITNLGTYGIDFFTPVLYPKQSAILGIGRIVERPVLENGNVRSAQFMTLSLTVDHQVINGAPAARFLTRLAELLSQPEALLES, encoded by the coding sequence ATGCCATACGAATTTCGCATGCCTAACGTGGCATCAAATGGAATAGAAGGGTTTGTGGTGAATTGGTTCAAGGATGAAGGACAGCCAGTACAAGCAGACGAATTGCTGCTGGAAGTACAATTTGAAAAAGTAGTTGTTGAAATCCAGGCTCCAGTAAGCGGCATACTTACAAAAATCCTATGCCCCCAAGGCCATGTAGTTAAGGTTGGGCAGCCGCTCTGCTTGATCGAAGAAGAGGCCACGGAGGCGGCTGGAGGTAGTGAATCTGCGACACCTCCAGTCTATGCGCCAGAGGAAACGACCCACATCCACGGCGAGACGGAGCAGAGATCCCAGAGTACTCCAGTGGATACCCAGGATCCCGGTAACAGGACAGGAGATGTAAGAGCTACCCCTGCAGCCCGTAAGCTTGCCCGTGAATTGGGAATTTCTCTGGAGGCAGTACCGGGAACCGGCCCGGGCGGTCGTATTACTGAGGAGGATGTTAAGAAATTTGCTCAACGTTCTGAAAAGACAGATTTAAAAGCAAAAAGGGTACCCCTCACTCCTACTCAACGTTTAGTTGGTGCGAGGATGTTACAAAGCCTGCGAGAAACTGCACAGTTTACATTAGGGCGGGAGATAGATGTAAGCGCGTTAATCAAAGTCCGCATGGAGCTTAGACAAAAAGGTTCACCTGCCAACATGACGGATCTTATACATAAAGCAGTGGTTCGGGCGATTTTAGAAAATCCTGAAATGCAGGCTATTATTGATGGAGACGATATGATACTGCCTGCAGAAGTTCACTTGGGATTTGCTGTTGCCCGTGGCGATGAACTTTTAGTGCCTGTAATCAAAAATGCTCATAGACTCAATCTTAATGAAATGGCTGTTGAGAGACGCCGGCTTACTGATGCAGTTCTGCAAGGTATTATAAAGCCAGAAGAGCTACAAGGAGGTACCTTTACGATTACAAATCTGGGTACTTATGGTATTGATTTCTTTACCCCTGTGCTATATCCAAAGCAATCTGCAATTCTCGGTATTGGAAGAATAGTGGAACGACCAGTTCTTGAGAATGGAAACGTCCGCTCCGCGCAATTTATGACTCTTAGTCTTACTGTAGATCACCAGGTAATAAACGGCGCACCTGCTGCGAGATTCTTAACTCGGCTGGCGGAACTTCTTTCTCAACCTGAAGCGCTCTTGGAGTCGTAA
- a CDS encoding DUF302 domain-containing protein: MRGEKTMFDFTLTTYKKTKELIEDLKKELKEKNFGVLWEFELHKKLAEKGLPYNHSVTILEVCNPNAAAKIIAIDPMASYFLPCKIVIIEDTKETKIGVLKLAQLFSHMDSDNVEIKDIAKEIEERLIKIINKVV; the protein is encoded by the coding sequence ATGAGAGGAGAAAAAACTATGTTTGACTTCACGTTAACTACCTATAAAAAAACAAAAGAGTTGATTGAGGACTTAAAAAAAGAACTTAAAGAGAAAAACTTTGGTGTGTTATGGGAATTTGAATTGCACAAAAAACTCGCTGAAAAAGGGCTGCCTTATAATCACAGTGTAACAATTTTAGAAGTTTGTAATCCTAATGCCGCTGCAAAAATTATCGCAATTGACCCAATGGCAAGCTACTTTCTACCATGTAAAATTGTAATTATAGAAGATACAAAAGAAACAAAAATAGGTGTTTTAAAATTAGCTCAATTATTCTCACATATGGACAGCGATAATGTAGAAATTAAAGACATTGCTAAAGAAATTGAGGAACGTTTAATAAAAATAATCAATAAGGTTGTTTAA
- a CDS encoding GGDEF domain-containing response regulator: MNAAFPKKILIVEDSKLNAQIAADILNKYGYKTEIITSGEETVKKVVNSVQSPDLILMDIELRGTIDGIDTARIIQHHKDIPILFLTANASKEIMEKIKSVSAYGYVLKGVDEYVLISQIEMAFKLYEAKIQIKKREELFHSMFESHDVVMLLIEPESGRIIDANKAACHFYGYSKETMLQMDIEAVVGVSTIDGGQKCSEALKKGCNPCICFQRLANGEERLVEVYSSPVDYQGKTLMHLIIFDITEQWKAKKELEFYKNLFEDSLNEIYIFHPQTLKFIAVNGGAKKNLGYTEEEFKEMTPVDLKPEFTLQSFKELLAPLSKGEQKQIIFNTVHRRKDGSLYPVEVHLELIEFGKEKVYAALVIDITERRTMEKELKERNEILSTIMESAGDAIIMLDDKGKVTFWNPAAERILGYSREEIIGKELHALMIQDERLYEVYRKAFKRFRLTGKGNTVGKTIELKARHKNGYEIDVELSLSAVKIKDAWHAIGIIRDISERKRLEELLYHQSITDPLTNTYNRRFFMQMLEQEIERVKRNRRPFSLIMFDLDHFKKVNDRFGHAAGDMVLKSVADTVKERIRKTDCFARWGGEEFIILLPETSLNNAVDLAEELRKQISRMELQGIGDVTASFGVTEYRDTDTIDTVLIRVDNMLYEAKGAGRNCVKSCKFDIEGG, translated from the coding sequence ATGAACGCTGCTTTTCCAAAGAAAATCCTTATTGTAGAGGACAGCAAACTTAATGCACAAATAGCAGCAGACATTCTAAATAAATACGGATACAAAACAGAGATAATCACATCAGGAGAAGAGACTGTTAAAAAAGTAGTAAATAGTGTTCAAAGTCCAGATTTAATTCTTATGGACATAGAACTTAGAGGAACAATCGACGGAATAGATACAGCAAGAATAATTCAACACCATAAAGATATACCAATTTTATTTCTAACTGCTAATGCCAGTAAAGAAATAATGGAAAAAATAAAGTCAGTTTCAGCTTATGGGTATGTTCTTAAGGGTGTAGATGAGTATGTACTCATATCTCAAATAGAAATGGCTTTTAAGCTTTATGAGGCTAAAATACAGATAAAAAAGAGAGAAGAGTTGTTTCACAGTATGTTTGAAAGCCATGATGTAGTGATGCTACTTATCGAACCAGAATCAGGACGCATTATTGATGCTAACAAAGCTGCCTGTCATTTCTACGGTTATTCCAAAGAAACTATGCTGCAGATGGACATAGAAGCTGTTGTTGGCGTTTCTACCATAGATGGTGGTCAAAAGTGTTCGGAAGCTTTAAAGAAGGGTTGTAATCCCTGCATTTGCTTCCAACGGTTAGCTAACGGAGAAGAGAGATTAGTAGAAGTATATTCATCCCCTGTAGATTATCAAGGAAAAACACTGATGCATCTGATTATCTTTGACATTACTGAACAATGGAAAGCAAAGAAAGAGCTTGAATTTTATAAAAATCTTTTTGAAGACTCACTCAATGAAATTTACATATTCCATCCACAGACACTAAAATTCATTGCAGTAAACGGGGGTGCGAAGAAAAATTTAGGATATACTGAAGAAGAGTTCAAAGAAATGACTCCTGTTGACTTAAAACCGGAGTTTACATTGCAAAGCTTTAAAGAACTTCTTGCCCCTCTTTCTAAAGGAGAACAGAAGCAAATTATCTTTAACACAGTACACCGCAGGAAAGATGGTTCTCTTTATCCAGTAGAAGTTCACTTGGAACTTATAGAATTTGGGAAAGAAAAAGTATATGCAGCACTTGTGATTGATATAACGGAGCGTAGAACAATGGAAAAAGAACTGAAGGAGAGGAATGAGATTTTAAGCACCATAATGGAATCGGCAGGAGATGCTATTATTATGCTTGATGACAAAGGGAAAGTAACCTTCTGGAATCCTGCAGCAGAACGCATACTTGGATATTCAAGAGAAGAAATAATAGGAAAAGAATTACACGCACTTATGATTCAAGATGAACGACTGTACGAAGTATATAGAAAAGCATTTAAAAGATTCCGCTTGACCGGCAAGGGGAATACTGTAGGGAAAACAATCGAGCTAAAAGCAAGGCATAAAAACGGCTATGAAATTGATGTAGAACTTTCACTTTCTGCTGTAAAAATTAAAGATGCATGGCATGCAATAGGCATAATTCGCGACATAAGCGAGCGCAAAAGATTGGAGGAATTACTTTATCACCAATCTATTACCGATCCCCTTACAAATACTTATAACAGGCGTTTTTTCATGCAGATGCTGGAGCAGGAAATAGAGCGAGTAAAACGAAATAGAAGGCCATTTTCCCTTATTATGTTTGACTTAGATCATTTCAAAAAGGTAAATGACCGTTTTGGGCATGCTGCAGGAGATATGGTTCTTAAAAGTGTTGCCGATACAGTAAAAGAAAGGATACGCAAGACAGATTGTTTTGCGCGCTGGGGAGGAGAAGAATTTATAATCCTCCTGCCTGAAACTTCTTTGAATAATGCAGTTGATCTGGCTGAAGAGCTTAGAAAACAGATAAGTAGGATGGAACTGCAAGGAATAGGGGATGTAACAGCAAGCTTTGGAGTAACTGAATATAGGGACACTGATACCATTGACACAGTTCTTATTCGAGTAGACAACATGTTGTATGAAGCAAAAGGCGCAGGAAGAAATTGCGTAAAAAGCTGTAAATTTGACATAGAAGGAGGATAA